A DNA window from Clavibacter sepedonicus contains the following coding sequences:
- a CDS encoding FUSC family protein translates to MRSAAERARERSARAARTLRHRADPRAALLRLWGSAPAALQIAIAATGGWAFAHHVLGHDTPLLATTVTITSLGFVRDARPVRVLETAIGMTVGITLSEVLLLGIGRGAWQLFVIILATLLVARLLSSNAAFAVAAGVQAVLVALLPAPPGGVFVRSVDGLVGGAVALLATALIPRDPRRQALREARRVFSECSYALTSLVTALRLGDATAADRALDRLRRTQPLIDAWSAAADSALSIARISPFLRRHVPELREQRRVLDGMDLAVRNLRVISRRIDFLVVDGVRRPMLAELLATVSNGVNLLGQSLADPSAAPLAQQNLVLVAVRLDPRELIPGAPVGEVMLVMLLRPLLVDLQVASGIDADTARRALPEV, encoded by the coding sequence GTGCGGTCCGCCGCTGAGCGCGCGCGGGAGCGCTCGGCCCGTGCCGCCCGCACCCTGAGGCACCGGGCGGATCCGCGCGCCGCGCTCCTGCGCCTGTGGGGATCCGCGCCCGCCGCCCTGCAGATCGCCATCGCCGCGACGGGCGGCTGGGCCTTCGCGCACCACGTGCTCGGCCACGACACCCCGCTCCTCGCGACCACCGTCACCATCACGAGCCTCGGCTTCGTCCGCGACGCCCGGCCGGTCCGGGTGCTCGAGACCGCCATCGGCATGACCGTCGGGATCACGCTCAGCGAGGTGCTCCTGCTCGGCATCGGGCGCGGTGCCTGGCAGCTGTTCGTCATCATCCTGGCGACGCTGCTCGTGGCGCGGTTGCTGTCGTCGAACGCCGCGTTCGCTGTCGCCGCCGGGGTGCAGGCCGTGCTCGTCGCCCTCCTGCCCGCGCCGCCGGGCGGGGTGTTCGTGCGCAGCGTGGACGGGCTCGTGGGCGGGGCGGTGGCGCTGCTCGCCACCGCGCTCATCCCGCGGGATCCGCGCAGGCAGGCCCTCCGCGAGGCCCGCCGCGTGTTCTCCGAGTGCTCGTACGCGCTCACCTCGCTCGTCACGGCGCTGCGGCTCGGCGACGCGACCGCCGCCGACCGCGCGCTCGACCGGCTCCGGCGCACGCAGCCGCTCATCGACGCGTGGAGCGCCGCGGCCGACTCGGCCCTCTCCATCGCGCGGATCTCGCCGTTCCTCCGCCGCCACGTGCCGGAGCTGCGCGAGCAGCGGCGCGTGCTCGACGGCATGGACCTCGCGGTGCGGAACCTGCGCGTGATCTCGCGGCGCATCGACTTCCTGGTCGTCGACGGGGTCCGCCGGCCGATGCTCGCGGAGCTGCTCGCGACCGTCTCGAACGGCGTGAACCTCCTCGGCCAGAGCCTCGCGGATCCGTCGGCCGCGCCCCTCGCCCAGCAGAACCTCGTGCTCGTGGCGGTGCGGCTGGATCCGCGCGAGCTCATCCCCGGCGCCCCCGTCGGCGAGGTGATGCTCGTGATGCTCCTCCGCCCCCTGCTCGTCGACCTCCAGGTCGCGTCGGGCATCGACGCGGACACGGCTCGACGGGCGCTGCCGGAGGTCTGA
- a CDS encoding response regulator transcription factor — MTRIMLVEDEASLSEPLAFLLQREGYEVDVVEDGPAAVAAFEKDGTDLILLDLMLPGLPGTEVCREIRTRSAVPIIMLTAKDSEVDIVVGLELGADDYVTKPYSTRELLARIRAVLRRRVEVDDEPLNVLEVGSVRMDVERHTVEVDGREIAMPLKEFELLELLLRNAGRVLTRGQLIDRVWGSDYFGDTKTLDVHIKRIRSKIEREPSDPVLLVTVRGLGYRFEA, encoded by the coding sequence GTGACACGCATCATGCTCGTCGAGGACGAGGCGTCGCTCAGCGAGCCGCTCGCCTTCCTGCTCCAGCGCGAGGGATACGAGGTGGACGTCGTCGAGGACGGCCCCGCCGCGGTGGCCGCGTTCGAGAAGGACGGCACCGACCTCATCCTTCTCGACCTCATGCTCCCCGGCCTCCCCGGCACCGAGGTGTGCCGGGAGATCCGCACGCGCTCGGCCGTGCCGATCATCATGCTCACCGCCAAGGACTCCGAGGTGGACATCGTGGTGGGCCTCGAGCTGGGCGCCGACGACTACGTGACCAAGCCGTACTCGACGCGGGAGCTGCTGGCCCGGATCCGCGCGGTGCTCCGCCGCCGCGTCGAGGTCGACGACGAGCCGCTCAACGTGCTCGAGGTCGGCTCCGTGCGCATGGACGTGGAGCGGCACACGGTCGAGGTCGACGGCCGTGAGATCGCGATGCCGCTGAAGGAGTTCGAGCTGCTCGAGCTGCTGCTGCGGAACGCGGGGCGCGTCCTCACGCGCGGCCAGCTCATCGACCGGGTGTGGGGGTCCGACTACTTCGGCGACACCAAGACGCTCGACGTGCACATCAAGCGGATCCGCTCCAAGATCGAGCGCGAGCCGTCCGACCCCGTGCTCCTCGTGACCGTCCGCGGGCTGGGCTACCGCTTCGAGGCGTAG
- the mshD gene encoding mycothiol synthase, with product MSAFPPPPEPDAPRVAHVEPAPDAVRGILALADRARADDGVAPFNEQTRLTLGADGGPTLLLAHGTDDDPLGAAVVAHGDAGIEAELVVDPAHRRRGVGRALLDAVLAEAAGSPVSVWAHGDHPAARALADATGLDRARELLQLRASVAEARTGLGERQMPAGVALSSFTADDADDWVALNARAFASHPEQGRMTRGDLDDRVAEAWFDPASLLLARDADGRLAGFHWLKVDGGQAEVYVLGVDPDRAARGLGSALLAAGLDLLAERGHDEVDLYVEADNTPALALYRRAAFRDAAVDVQYRRA from the coding sequence GTGAGCGCGTTCCCGCCCCCGCCGGAGCCTGACGCTCCGCGCGTCGCCCATGTCGAGCCCGCCCCCGACGCCGTCCGCGGGATCCTCGCGCTCGCCGACCGCGCACGCGCGGACGACGGCGTCGCCCCCTTCAACGAGCAGACCCGCCTCACGCTCGGCGCGGACGGCGGCCCGACCCTCCTCCTCGCCCACGGCACGGACGACGACCCGCTCGGCGCGGCCGTGGTCGCGCACGGCGATGCCGGGATCGAGGCCGAGCTCGTCGTGGATCCGGCCCACCGCCGCCGGGGCGTCGGCCGCGCGCTCCTCGACGCCGTGCTCGCGGAGGCCGCGGGCTCCCCCGTCTCGGTGTGGGCGCACGGCGACCACCCCGCGGCCCGCGCCCTCGCCGACGCGACCGGCCTCGACCGGGCCCGCGAGCTCCTGCAGCTGCGCGCGTCGGTCGCCGAGGCGCGCACGGGCCTCGGCGAACGCCAGATGCCCGCGGGCGTCGCGCTCTCCTCCTTCACCGCAGACGACGCCGACGACTGGGTCGCGCTGAACGCGCGCGCCTTCGCCAGCCACCCCGAGCAGGGCCGCATGACCCGCGGCGACCTCGACGACCGCGTCGCCGAGGCGTGGTTCGACCCGGCATCGCTGCTCCTCGCCCGTGACGCGGACGGCCGGCTCGCCGGCTTCCACTGGCTCAAGGTCGATGGCGGCCAGGCGGAGGTGTACGTGCTGGGCGTGGATCCCGACCGGGCCGCCCGCGGACTCGGATCCGCGCTCCTCGCGGCCGGCCTCGACCTGCTCGCCGAGCGCGGCCACGACGAGGTCGACCTCTACGTCGAGGCGGACAACACCCCGGCGCTCGCGCTGTACCGACGGGCCGCCTTCCGCG
- a CDS encoding class I SAM-dependent methyltransferase: MPVPASPVGSVTRGTTNTNRLRRVDRWIATLDSLRTADAPLVVDLGYGASGITALEMHRRLRATRPDVRVVGIEIEPGRVARAREQLAAWPDASARERISFVRGGFEVPLPGGERATVIRAFNVLRQYDEADVPAAWARMAARLAPGGSVVEGTCDEIGRVASWVDVREDGPRSLTVSLRLAGLELPSIVAERLPKALIHRNVPGERVHEVLALLDRSWILSAPLGVYGPRQQWLGAVRRMRDAGVPVEGGHARWRLGELTVPWSAVAPQPDRP, translated from the coding sequence ATGCCGGTCCCCGCCTCCCCCGTCGGTTCCGTGACGCGCGGGACGACCAACACGAACCGCCTCCGGCGCGTGGACAGGTGGATCGCGACCCTCGACTCGCTGCGCACCGCGGACGCGCCGCTGGTGGTCGACCTCGGCTACGGCGCGAGCGGGATCACGGCGCTCGAGATGCACCGGCGGCTGCGCGCGACGCGGCCCGACGTGCGCGTCGTGGGCATCGAGATCGAGCCGGGACGCGTCGCCCGCGCCCGCGAGCAGCTCGCCGCGTGGCCCGATGCCTCCGCACGGGAGCGGATCTCCTTCGTCCGCGGCGGGTTCGAGGTGCCGCTGCCCGGCGGCGAGCGCGCCACGGTGATCCGCGCCTTCAACGTGCTGCGGCAGTACGACGAGGCGGACGTGCCCGCGGCGTGGGCGCGCATGGCGGCCCGGCTCGCCCCCGGCGGATCCGTGGTGGAGGGCACGTGCGACGAGATCGGCCGGGTCGCGAGCTGGGTCGACGTGCGCGAGGACGGGCCGCGCAGCCTCACCGTCTCGCTGCGCCTGGCGGGGCTGGAGCTGCCCTCGATCGTCGCCGAGCGGCTGCCGAAGGCGCTCATCCACCGCAACGTCCCCGGCGAGCGCGTGCACGAGGTGCTCGCCCTCCTCGACCGCAGCTGGATCCTCAGCGCGCCGCTCGGCGTCTACGGTCCCCGGCAGCAGTGGCTGGGCGCGGTGCGGCGGATGCGCGACGCGGGCGTGCCCGTCGAGGGCGGGCACGCGCGCTGGCGGCTCGGGGAGCTGACGGTGCCGTGGTCGGCGGTGGCGCCGCAGCCCGACCGGCCCTGA
- a CDS encoding phosphoglyceromutase — protein MAEPRTLVLLRHGNSDWNQKNLFTGWVDVELSEQGVAEGQRAGELLAESGILPDVLHTSVLIRAIDTANIALKRAGRSWIPVQRTWRLNERHYGALQGKDKAQTLAEYGPEQFATWRRSFDVPPPPIADDDEYSQSADPRYADLGDTLPRTECLKDVIERMLPYWESDIQPDLASGRTVLVTAHGNSLRALVKHLDGISDADIAELNIPTGIPLVYRLDEDFRPIVPGGEYLDPEAAAAGAAAVAAQGSKK, from the coding sequence ATGGCTGAACCCCGCACCCTCGTGCTGTTGCGTCACGGCAACAGCGACTGGAACCAGAAGAACCTGTTCACCGGATGGGTGGACGTCGAGCTGAGCGAGCAGGGTGTCGCGGAGGGGCAGCGCGCCGGCGAGCTCCTCGCCGAGTCCGGCATCCTCCCCGACGTACTGCACACCTCCGTCCTCATCCGCGCCATCGACACCGCCAACATCGCGCTCAAGCGCGCCGGCCGCTCGTGGATCCCCGTCCAGCGCACCTGGCGCCTCAACGAGCGCCACTACGGCGCGCTGCAGGGCAAGGACAAGGCCCAGACCCTCGCCGAGTACGGCCCCGAGCAGTTCGCCACCTGGCGCCGCTCGTTCGACGTGCCGCCGCCCCCCATCGCCGACGACGACGAGTACTCGCAGTCGGCCGACCCCCGCTACGCCGACCTCGGCGACACGCTGCCCCGCACCGAGTGTCTCAAGGACGTCATCGAGCGGATGCTGCCGTACTGGGAGTCCGACATCCAGCCCGACCTCGCCTCCGGCCGCACCGTGCTCGTCACGGCGCACGGCAACTCGCTGCGTGCGCTCGTCAAGCACCTCGACGGGATCTCCGACGCGGACATCGCGGAGCTCAACATCCCGACCGGCATCCCGCTCGTCTACCGCCTCGACGAGGACTTCCGCCCGATCGTCCCCGGCGGCGAGTACCTCGACCCGGAGGCCGCCGCCGCAGGCGCTGCGGCCGTGGCCGCGCAGGGCTCCAAGAAGTAG
- the ygfZ gene encoding CAF17-like 4Fe-4S cluster assembly/insertion protein YgfZ, with product MSTEPDPAVARSPFLDLPGAVAADGPDAGVPAHLGSLVQEQRALAAGTAIVDLSHRAVLSVTGEDRLTWLDSITSQSLRGLAPGDSAETLFLDQNGRLEHAVGVLDDGVSTWLLLGAGDAASLLAYLQRMRFMLRVEPADRTAEMAVIGTLGEPDLPVAAPAGVPLVWRDPWAHVVPGGHQYAAAASHPGEGWTWSERLVPRSELPGVAARAASGDLPVAGVLAAEALRIAAWRPRFATEVDDRTIPHELDWLRSAVHLSKGCYRGQETVAKVHNLGRPPRRLVLLQLDGSDAVLPGAGSEVRLPAADDGAPGEVVGSVTSSALHHELGPVALAVVRRNVDPALQLEVVADDVRVQAMQDVIVPTDAGRSADVPRLPRLGAVRR from the coding sequence ATGTCGACTGAGCCGGATCCCGCCGTCGCCCGCTCGCCCTTCCTCGACCTGCCCGGCGCCGTCGCCGCGGATGGACCGGACGCCGGCGTGCCCGCGCACCTCGGATCCCTCGTGCAGGAGCAGCGTGCGCTCGCCGCGGGCACGGCGATAGTCGACCTGTCGCACCGCGCCGTCCTCTCCGTGACGGGGGAGGACCGGCTGACCTGGCTCGACTCCATCACCAGCCAGTCGCTCCGCGGCCTCGCGCCCGGCGACTCCGCCGAGACGCTCTTCCTCGACCAGAACGGCCGCCTCGAGCATGCGGTCGGTGTGCTCGACGACGGCGTCAGCACGTGGCTCCTGCTGGGTGCAGGAGATGCGGCGTCCCTGCTCGCCTACCTGCAGCGGATGCGCTTCATGCTCCGGGTCGAGCCCGCGGATCGCACGGCCGAGATGGCCGTCATCGGCACGCTGGGCGAGCCCGACCTCCCTGTCGCGGCCCCTGCCGGCGTGCCGCTCGTGTGGCGGGATCCGTGGGCGCACGTCGTCCCCGGCGGCCACCAGTACGCGGCGGCCGCGTCGCACCCGGGCGAGGGCTGGACGTGGAGCGAGCGCCTCGTGCCGCGCTCCGAGCTGCCGGGCGTCGCCGCGCGGGCCGCGTCCGGCGACCTTCCGGTCGCGGGCGTCCTCGCGGCGGAGGCCCTGCGGATCGCCGCGTGGCGCCCGCGCTTCGCGACCGAGGTCGACGACCGCACCATCCCGCACGAGCTCGACTGGCTGCGGAGCGCCGTGCACCTCAGCAAGGGCTGCTACCGCGGCCAGGAGACGGTCGCCAAAGTGCACAACCTCGGCCGACCGCCGCGCCGCCTCGTCCTGCTGCAGCTCGACGGGTCGGACGCGGTGCTGCCCGGCGCCGGATCCGAGGTGCGGCTCCCCGCCGCCGACGACGGCGCCCCGGGCGAGGTCGTCGGATCCGTCACCTCAAGCGCGCTGCACCACGAGCTCGGCCCGGTCGCGCTCGCGGTCGTGCGCCGCAACGTCGATCCCGCCCTCCAGCTCGAGGTCGTCGCCGACGACGTGCGCGTGCAGGCCATGCAGGACGTGATCGTGCCCACCGACGCCGGCCGATCCGCCGACGTCCCCCGCCTCCCTCGGCTCGGTGCGGTCCGCCGCTGA
- the phoU gene encoding phosphate signaling complex protein PhoU — protein MREVFQQELHEVQERLIEISALVAISIENATRAFNESNVSLAETVIEQDRRIDELATSLDELAINILARQQPVARDLRIVVSALRISASLERMGDLAEHIAQLSRYRFPDKVVPKSLRPTFLELGQLDVAIARKLTDLLTTEDAKLAEEIRNDDDRIDELHLSVFDKVLGETWKGAAVDTVDSTLASRYHERFADHAVSIAKTVQYLATGDWVQADA, from the coding sequence ATGCGCGAAGTGTTCCAGCAGGAGCTCCACGAGGTCCAGGAGCGTCTCATCGAGATCTCCGCGCTCGTCGCCATCTCCATCGAGAACGCGACCCGCGCGTTCAACGAGTCGAACGTCAGCCTCGCCGAGACCGTCATCGAGCAGGACCGCCGTATCGACGAGCTCGCCACGAGCCTCGACGAACTGGCGATCAACATCCTCGCCCGCCAGCAGCCCGTCGCGCGCGACCTGCGCATCGTCGTCAGCGCGCTGCGCATCAGCGCGTCGCTCGAGCGGATGGGTGACCTGGCCGAGCACATCGCGCAGCTGTCGCGCTACCGCTTCCCGGACAAGGTGGTCCCGAAGTCGCTGCGCCCGACGTTCCTCGAGCTCGGTCAGCTCGACGTGGCGATCGCCCGCAAGCTCACGGACCTCCTCACGACCGAGGACGCGAAGCTCGCCGAGGAGATCCGCAACGACGACGACCGCATCGACGAGCTGCACCTCAGCGTCTTCGACAAGGTGCTCGGCGAGACCTGGAAGGGCGCGGCCGTGGACACGGTCGACTCCACGCTCGCCAGCCGCTACCACGAGCGCTTCGCCGACCACGCGGTGTCCATCGCGAAGACCGTGCAGTACCTCGCGACCGGCGACTGGGTACAGGCCGACGCCTGA
- a CDS encoding response regulator transcription factor, giving the protein MAQLLILTSSADTDVLPALGLLSHRTRHIQADAASLVNAPAADLVLVDARRDLASAKSLCKILTTTGGGTPLILVLTEGGLTAVSADWGATDVILDSAGPAEVDARVRLVIGRAALEHTGSKIQASGVVIDEASYSAKVHGKPLDLTFKEFELLRFFASHPSRVFTREQLLSEVWGYDYFGGTRTVDVHVRRLRAKLGDLESLIGTVRNVGYRFNVYEEDSERVPAPAGA; this is encoded by the coding sequence GTGGCCCAGCTGTTGATCCTGACCTCGTCCGCGGACACCGACGTGCTCCCGGCGCTCGGGCTCCTCAGCCACCGAACGCGGCACATCCAGGCCGATGCCGCGAGCCTGGTGAACGCCCCCGCGGCCGACCTCGTCCTGGTCGACGCCCGTCGCGACCTCGCCAGCGCCAAGTCGCTCTGCAAGATCCTCACCACCACGGGCGGCGGCACGCCGCTCATCCTCGTGCTCACCGAGGGCGGCCTCACGGCGGTGAGCGCCGACTGGGGCGCGACCGACGTGATCCTCGACTCGGCCGGCCCCGCCGAGGTCGACGCGCGCGTGCGCCTCGTCATCGGCCGCGCGGCCCTCGAGCACACGGGCAGCAAGATCCAGGCGTCCGGCGTGGTCATCGACGAGGCCAGCTACTCCGCCAAGGTGCACGGCAAGCCGCTCGACCTCACGTTCAAGGAGTTCGAGCTGCTGCGCTTCTTCGCGAGCCACCCGTCGCGGGTCTTCACGCGCGAGCAGCTGCTCAGCGAGGTGTGGGGCTACGACTACTTCGGCGGCACCCGCACGGTCGACGTGCACGTGCGGCGCCTGCGGGCCAAGCTCGGCGACCTCGAGTCGCTCATCGGCACCGTGCGCAACGTCGGCTACCGCTTCAACGTGTACGAGGAGGACAGTGAGCGCGTTCCCGCCCCCGCCGGAGCCTGA
- a CDS encoding zinc metalloprotease, producing MRITRPTIICTLAVVALAAAMAAPAPAQAAAAPYRVEAAAPKGQVAVEEVTVVLVDPQGVAPDYTREDVASNLAKVDAYYANETGGRVRVHATSISDWQVPDDPGVRCDDFASVNAFAQRYSGFTPGPDAHLMAMVPHDDACAQFSNGSEGEGVNDGGFVFIGQDLPTTLAHELGHNMSLFHASSVRCSDSWDYDERAMPASCTRSEYGNDADLMGNAYTFLPFTAGTLDRLGLISHRVVPTCGATRRIDIQTMSSGFDAQRIVSWADPEDPSVSWFVQYRDVVDGQEYAAVDDSPYADRDIRPSGVQLSRTDPLYPEATSIAVRPGDTSVTAQRLVPGDEADLRHGMSVSVVGMDEDAHLATVDVTVPCGAGGRTVEPTRSDARSIPSGAIMQQAPGMPSMLGEPSGRPGAAAMPGMPAMPAMPGMSAMSDIDHAAMGMQPPGAATISVPGPRWNVARILRAS from the coding sequence ATGCGCATCACGAGACCCACGATCATCTGCACGCTGGCGGTGGTCGCGCTCGCCGCGGCCATGGCCGCCCCCGCCCCCGCCCAGGCGGCGGCCGCGCCGTACCGCGTCGAGGCCGCGGCGCCCAAGGGCCAGGTCGCCGTGGAGGAGGTCACGGTCGTCCTCGTCGACCCGCAGGGCGTCGCGCCGGACTACACGCGGGAGGACGTCGCGTCGAACCTCGCCAAGGTCGACGCGTACTACGCGAACGAGACCGGCGGCCGCGTGCGCGTCCACGCCACCTCGATCAGCGACTGGCAGGTCCCCGACGACCCGGGCGTGCGATGCGACGACTTCGCCTCGGTGAACGCGTTCGCTCAGCGGTACTCGGGCTTCACCCCCGGACCGGACGCGCACCTCATGGCGATGGTGCCGCACGACGACGCATGCGCGCAGTTCTCCAACGGGTCGGAGGGCGAGGGCGTGAACGACGGCGGGTTCGTGTTCATCGGACAGGACCTCCCCACCACCCTCGCGCACGAGCTCGGCCACAACATGTCGCTGTTCCACGCGTCGTCGGTGCGGTGCTCCGACTCGTGGGACTACGACGAGCGCGCCATGCCCGCCTCCTGCACGCGATCGGAGTACGGGAACGACGCCGACCTGATGGGCAACGCGTACACGTTCCTGCCGTTCACCGCGGGGACGCTCGACCGGCTCGGGCTCATCTCGCACCGCGTCGTGCCCACGTGCGGAGCCACCAGGCGCATCGACATCCAGACCATGTCGAGCGGCTTCGACGCGCAGCGGATCGTCTCCTGGGCGGACCCGGAGGATCCGTCGGTGAGCTGGTTCGTGCAGTACCGGGACGTCGTCGACGGGCAGGAGTACGCGGCCGTCGACGACTCGCCGTACGCGGACAGGGACATCCGGCCGTCGGGCGTGCAGCTGTCGCGCACCGATCCGCTGTACCCGGAGGCCACGTCCATCGCCGTCCGGCCGGGCGACACGTCGGTGACGGCCCAGCGGCTCGTGCCGGGCGACGAGGCGGACCTGCGGCACGGCATGTCGGTGAGCGTCGTGGGCATGGACGAGGACGCGCACCTCGCGACGGTCGACGTGACCGTGCCCTGCGGCGCCGGCGGCCGGACGGTCGAGCCGACGCGGTCCGATGCGCGGTCGATCCCCTCCGGCGCCATCATGCAGCAGGCGCCGGGCATGCCGTCGATGCTGGGCGAGCCGTCAGGGCGGCCGGGCGCGGCGGCGATGCCGGGCATGCCCGCGATGCCCGCGATGCCGGGCATGTCCGCGATGTCGGACATCGATCACGCCGCCATGGGCATGCAGCCTCCGGGAGCGGCCACCATCTCGGTCCCCGGACCCCGGTGGAACGTCGCGCGGATCCTCCGCGCCTCCTGA
- a CDS encoding FABP family protein codes for MIEIPTGLPAELVPLSWLLGVWEGSGVVEYAVGDETVRREFGQRISFSHDGLPHLNYSSYAWIEGDDGPVPFVTETGYWRLRRRVTDGDPGPAMLPPTDERPFTTAEEVETLCNADGGFDVEVALVHPGGVSELYVGQVKSARIDLATDAVLRTEGAKSYTGATRLYGFVERDLLWAWDIAALGQPLRTHASGRVSHVD; via the coding sequence ATGATCGAGATCCCGACCGGCCTGCCCGCCGAGCTCGTCCCCCTGTCTTGGCTCCTCGGCGTCTGGGAGGGCTCCGGCGTCGTCGAGTACGCCGTCGGCGACGAGACGGTCCGCCGCGAGTTCGGCCAGCGCATCAGCTTCAGCCACGACGGACTGCCGCACCTCAACTACTCCTCGTACGCGTGGATCGAGGGCGATGACGGCCCGGTGCCGTTCGTCACCGAGACCGGCTACTGGCGGCTGCGGCGCCGCGTCACCGACGGCGACCCGGGCCCGGCGATGCTGCCGCCCACCGACGAGCGCCCGTTCACCACGGCCGAGGAGGTCGAGACGCTCTGCAACGCGGACGGCGGCTTCGATGTCGAGGTCGCGCTCGTCCACCCCGGCGGAGTCAGCGAGCTCTACGTGGGACAGGTGAAGAGCGCGCGCATCGACCTCGCGACCGACGCGGTCCTGCGCACCGAGGGAGCGAAGTCGTACACGGGCGCGACCCGGCTCTACGGGTTCGTCGAGCGCGACCTGCTCTGGGCGTGGGACATCGCGGCGCTCGGCCAGCCGCTGCGCACGCACGCCTCCGGGCGGGTGTCGCATGTCGACTGA
- a CDS encoding sensor histidine kinase, protein MDTGALVLVCLLIGLAVGAGFVWLLHHAADRGDRAVEITNPVVPDGVDEVLEALESAGIVLDPSNNVMKASPGAISSGLVFHQALVHPELVTMVDRVRRSGEPLAEEVSLARGPFGAAEFQMHVRVARLGTRYVLLLAQDRTESHRLDQVRRDFVANISHELKTPIGAVGLLAEALDSCADDAVQVRRFAARLTTESARLARITQEIIELSRLEAANALEKAEPVDVDHVISVALDQVRLGAELRGIELARGKRSRSTVYGDEALLVVAVANLLSNAVNYSPDGSRVGIGVMVDDGAVEVVVADQGIGIPEDEQSRIFERFFRVDQARARDTGGTGLGLSIVKHVVQNHGGDVRVWSRPGRGSTFTIRLPEASQTPALAGTDIGEPT, encoded by the coding sequence ATGGACACCGGTGCGTTGGTGCTCGTCTGCCTCCTCATCGGATTGGCGGTCGGCGCGGGATTCGTGTGGCTGCTGCACCACGCGGCGGACCGCGGCGACCGCGCCGTCGAGATCACGAACCCGGTGGTCCCCGACGGCGTCGACGAGGTGCTCGAGGCGCTCGAGTCGGCGGGCATCGTGCTCGACCCGTCCAACAACGTGATGAAGGCGTCGCCCGGCGCCATCTCCTCCGGCCTCGTCTTCCACCAAGCGCTCGTGCATCCCGAGCTCGTCACGATGGTCGACCGCGTGCGCCGATCCGGTGAGCCGCTGGCGGAGGAGGTGTCGCTCGCACGCGGGCCCTTCGGCGCTGCGGAGTTCCAGATGCACGTCCGCGTCGCCCGGCTCGGCACCCGCTATGTCCTGCTCCTCGCGCAGGACCGCACCGAGTCGCACCGGCTCGACCAGGTGCGCCGCGACTTCGTGGCGAACATCAGCCACGAGCTGAAGACGCCCATCGGCGCGGTCGGGCTCCTCGCGGAGGCGCTCGACTCCTGCGCCGACGACGCCGTCCAGGTGCGGCGGTTCGCGGCCCGGCTCACCACGGAGTCGGCCCGGCTGGCGCGCATCACGCAGGAGATCATCGAGCTGTCGCGGCTCGAGGCGGCCAACGCGCTGGAGAAGGCGGAGCCCGTCGACGTCGACCACGTGATCAGCGTCGCGCTCGACCAGGTGCGGCTCGGGGCGGAGCTCCGCGGGATCGAGCTCGCCCGGGGCAAGCGGTCGCGCTCCACCGTCTACGGCGACGAGGCCCTCCTCGTGGTCGCGGTCGCCAACCTCCTGAGCAACGCCGTGAACTACTCGCCCGACGGATCCCGCGTCGGCATCGGCGTCATGGTCGACGACGGCGCCGTCGAGGTCGTGGTCGCCGACCAGGGCATCGGCATCCCGGAGGACGAGCAGAGCCGGATCTTCGAGCGCTTCTTCCGCGTCGACCAGGCCCGCGCCCGCGACACCGGCGGCACGGGACTCGGGCTCAGCATCGTCAAGCACGTCGTGCAGAATCATGGCGGCGACGTACGTGTCTGGTCCCGTCCTGGCCGCGGCTCGACCTTCACCATCCGCCTCCCCGAGGCATCGCAGACCCCGGCGCTCGCCGGTACGGACATCGGAGAACCCACGTGA